A genomic region of Cannabis sativa cultivar Pink pepper isolate KNU-18-1 chromosome 1, ASM2916894v1, whole genome shotgun sequence contains the following coding sequences:
- the LOC133033656 gene encoding uncharacterized protein LOC133033656, with protein sequence MVAQDEPKRPRRADTPAHGLDGGVSPMEENPAPPHIELTPIPGDEVRQELRIAKHNYAMDEYSRGHAEVEALRRILRAEVEANINHPEYQDPWDPNLDLLTDWFRRFLGPTLAPFAAEMTGEFASQLTRCAPKRFATCASLNSIFQVQDLSHSLTVLAAEAGRLSKNIINHGFTLSDFGDMNDVRKVLQDLTAERQIYQEAAAKAKEEEAKRREAQAEAMIRDEAQRRDRMEAQHQEELRAQTEAAEKARRDLREAREALDEMVAKVRSLEETHQSDIESKAALAAELKELRDFKEQSTRKAKRAELLSPVSCARCPKRFDDGVYMAWATNDQSIKLTFYPKPEEMIARFREKKKKLDAALEARIGPRLPPRAD encoded by the exons atggttgcccaggatgagccgaagaggcctcggagagccgacactcctgcccatggcctagacggcggggtctccccgatggaggaaaatcctgctcctccccacatcgagcttaccccgattccgggggacgaggtgaggcaggagcttcgcatagccaaacacaactatgctatggatgagtactcccgggggcatgccgaagtggaggcccttaggaggattctgcgagctgaggttgaggcgaacATCAACCACCCagaataccaggatccgtgggaccctAATCTGGACCtcttaacggactggttccgtcgcttcctagggcctaccttggctccctttgccgcggagatgaccggcgagttcgcttctcagctcacacgttgcgcgcccaagcggtttgccacttgcgcttccctgaactccatcttccaggtccaggacctcagccattctctcacggtg cttgctgctgaggctggccgcctctccaagaacatcataaaccatggcttcactctgtccgactttggagacatgaatgacgtcaggaaggtcctccaagacctcacagcggagaggcagatctaccaggaggcagcggccaaggccaaggaagaggaggccaaacggagggaggctcaggcggaggccatgatccgggacgaggctcagcggagagacaggatggaggcccagcaccaggaggaactaagggctcaaaccgaggctgctgagaaggccaggcgagatctccgggaggccagggaggctttggatgaaatggtcgccaaggtgagatctctagaggagactcaccagtcggacattgaatccaaggccgctctagctgcggagttgaaggagcttagggatttcaaagaacagtccaccaggaaggccaagagggccgagctcctttctcctgtttcctgcgcccggtgcccgaagcgctttgatgatggtgtctatatggcttgggccaccaatgatcagagtatcaagcttactttttatcccaaacccgaggagatgattgccagatttcgggaaaagaagaagaagcttgatgctgcgcttgaggcacggattggacctcgtcttcctccgcgggctgactga